One Dasypus novemcinctus isolate mDasNov1 chromosome 1, mDasNov1.1.hap2, whole genome shotgun sequence genomic window carries:
- the LOC131278718 gene encoding lysine-rich coiled-coil protein 1-like, producing the protein MKHSKKTYDSFQDELEDYIKVQKARGLEPKTCFRKMREDYLETYGYKEEVDSRPRYRMFEQRLPSETVQTYRRSYNISQAVENHLPQWLPDHDSRLRPDSLSYCHLPRDYSEKPVPLHVSQQEYNCGSYSVESGVYKHLSLENSTSSHQASHKQTHQKRKRHQEEDREKPEEEQPKHKRKKSYEEIDLDKHKSIQRKKEEVETVSVSTEKIKNRKEKKSRDVASKKEERKRRKEKKEQGQERTEEEMLWDQSILGF; encoded by the coding sequence ATgaagcattcaaagaaaacatATGACTCTTTTCAAGACGAACTTGAAGATTATATCAAAGTGCAGAAAGCCAGAGGCTTAGAGCCAAAGACTTGTTTCAGAAAGATGAGAGAGGACTATTTAGAAACCTATGGGTACAAAGAAGAGGTTGACTCTAGACCCAGATATAGAATGTTTGAGCAAAGACTCCCATCTGAAACTGTCCAGACTTACcgaagatcatacaatatttcacAAGCAGTGGAAAACCATTTACCTCAGTGGCTACCAGATCATGACAGCAGACTGAGACCAGACTCTCTGAGCTACTGTCACCTCCCCAGGGACTACTCAGAAAAACCAGTACCCCTGCACGTTAGTCAGCAAGAATATAACTGTGGCTCATATAGTGTAGAATCTGGAGTCTACAAACACCTCTCCTTAGAAAATAGTACCAGTTCCCATCAAGCCAGTCACAAACAGACACATCAGAAGAGAAAAAGGCACCaggaagaagacagagaaaaaccAGAGGAGGAGCAGCCCAAGcataagaggaaaaaaagttatgaggAAATAGATTTAGACAAACACAAGAgcatccaaagaaagaaagaagaggtggAAACAGTCAGTGTCAGTACAGAAAAGATTAAGAAtcgaaaagagaaaaaaagccgAGATGTAGCCTCTAAGAAAGAGGAACGTAAGcgtagaaaagagaaaaaagaacaaggccAAGAAAGGACAGAGGAGGAAATGCTTTGGGACCAGTCTATCCTCGGATTTTGA